From Bradyrhizobium sp. 4:
TGGTCGGATAGACCGAGACGTGGCCGGGCTCGGGGTGCGGAAATTCCGCGGCGCGAAGCGCGATCCTGGAATCCACGGCCCAGCAGGAAAAGCCGAGAACATAGCGGAGCAGGGTGACCAGGCAGAATTCGCGTAAAGGCCCGAGGTCGCGCAGCTCGCGGATGGACACCACGGCGGTCTCCTCGCCGACGGCGAGATCGAGCAGCACGTCCTCGGTCAGCAGGCGGTGGTGCCGGCACCAGCGCTTGAGCGCGACCTCCAGCGTCGGGGCGGTGATCGAGGCGCGGCACAGCATGCCGTAGGTGCCGAAGGGCAGCCGCCGCGAGAACCAGCCGAGCGCCTCGTCGTCGAGTTCGCGCATGGCATGACCGGCCAGCGCCTCGAACTGGCCGGCCGTGACCCGCCCATCCGGAGAATTGACAAGGTCTGGCGTTACCTGACCCCGGCTCAGCGCCTCGGTCGGATCGCGGCCGTAGCGTTCGTAAGCGGCAACGACGCCGCGGACGAAGGCGGCAGGGGTCACGGCACGGCGCGGGATCGCGGTTGCGACTTGAAAAGGCATCGGACATCCTCTGGAAAAATCCTCGCCAAGTTTGGCGGAAAATGCAACCTTTTCGACCGCAGAAGGGCCCCGATGCCGCTAGGTTTGGTCCCCAAAATACGGAGGAATCGCCTTGAATATCCCGAGCATCGATTTCGATCTGGGCGAAGATATCAGCATGCTGCGCGACACGCTGCGCGCCTTCGTGGAGGCGGAGATCGCCCCGCGTGCCGCCGATATCGAGAAAGCCAATCTGTTCCCGGCG
This genomic window contains:
- a CDS encoding AraC family transcriptional regulator codes for the protein MPFQVATAIPRRAVTPAAFVRGVVAAYERYGRDPTEALSRGQVTPDLVNSPDGRVTAGQFEALAGHAMRELDDEALGWFSRRLPFGTYGMLCRASITAPTLEVALKRWCRHHRLLTEDVLLDLAVGEETAVVSIRELRDLGPLREFCLVTLLRYVLGFSCWAVDSRIALRAAEFPHPEPGHVSVYPTIFCRNIRFDADRASITFDKHYLSLPLTRSAADLDNMLKGALRLTVLPYRRDRLLVERVRRVLRNARGRSLGAEDVASELALSTRTMHRRLRDEATSLRDLKEEAKFELAKQELMRGRNPIKRIAEIAGFRNEKSFSRAFRTWAGASPREFRGRYR